One segment of Niabella beijingensis DNA contains the following:
- a CDS encoding TPM domain-containing protein — translation MQQKVFSGILFLTLGLALACNPGKNLNTQVHNRDAEGRKTNIQYPKQPTPTPDNINMSYDFEQLFTPAQNHQIDSLVRLFEKSNLIAIKVITLPADRVSADQFASNNKSLLEEWAGVHGNTDKAMVVTISKALNKVAVDYGPFVEKLLSKAEADQIISNDFQPALQSGAVFEGTWKGVNDLMDTIRKNIK, via the coding sequence ATGCAGCAAAAGGTTTTTTCCGGCATTTTGTTTTTAACACTGGGTCTGGCGTTGGCCTGCAACCCCGGCAAAAACCTGAACACGCAGGTACACAACAGAGATGCCGAAGGAAGAAAAACAAATATCCAATATCCCAAACAGCCGACCCCAACTCCGGATAACATTAATATGTCGTACGATTTTGAGCAATTATTTACCCCTGCTCAAAATCACCAGATCGACAGCCTGGTCCGGTTGTTTGAAAAAAGCAACCTGATCGCCATCAAAGTGATAACGCTTCCGGCAGATAGGGTCAGCGCGGACCAGTTTGCGAGCAACAATAAAAGCCTTCTCGAAGAGTGGGCCGGTGTACATGGCAATACCGACAAGGCCATGGTGGTCACCATCAGCAAGGCATTGAACAAAGTGGCTGTTGATTACGGCCCGTTTGTAGAGAAGTTGCTGTCAAAGGCGGAAGCCGATCAGATCATCAGCAACGACTTTCAGCCGGCACTTCAAAGTGGGGCTGTTTTTGAAGGTACCTGGAAAGGCGTGAATGATCTGATGGATACCATACGAAAAAATATTAAGTAG
- a CDS encoding NAD(P)/FAD-dependent oxidoreductase: protein MISAKVCVIGAGPGGATAALQLNKEGIDCVVIDKAVFPRDKVCGDGLSGKVLTCLKKIDPSVAERMKSAGFKLNSWGVSFVAPNRRVLEVGYRPDFDAGNNQHKEVPIGYVCKRMDFDHFLVEELKRCAHVTLYEGIAITEYTLEPDGYLVSDGNGFTVKADLLILANGAHSSFTKKVAGIQMEPAHYVAGLRAYYKNVEGLHPENFIELHFLKSLLPGYFWIFPLPNGQANVGVGMLSETVSRKKVNLKKELLRIVETDPVFKERFKHATLEGGIEGYGLPLGSKKRVLTGERYLLVGDAAFLIDPFTGEGIGNAMNSGRMAALQAARAIQAQDYSAAGLAAYDADIERVLGPELRLSTRIQKLVNYPRLFNLLINISARNKKVQELLSCMFYEVDLRKKLTKPSFYIGLLLNK, encoded by the coding sequence ATGATTTCTGCTAAAGTTTGTGTTATCGGTGCCGGACCCGGAGGCGCCACAGCGGCCCTTCAATTAAATAAAGAGGGCATCGATTGTGTGGTGATTGACAAGGCGGTTTTTCCGCGGGATAAAGTATGTGGTGATGGCCTCAGCGGCAAAGTGCTGACCTGCCTCAAAAAGATCGATCCCTCGGTGGCCGAACGGATGAAAAGTGCCGGGTTTAAACTCAACAGCTGGGGCGTAAGTTTTGTTGCCCCCAACCGGCGGGTGCTGGAAGTAGGCTACCGGCCCGACTTTGATGCCGGTAACAACCAGCATAAGGAAGTGCCGATCGGCTATGTGTGCAAGCGCATGGACTTTGACCATTTCCTGGTTGAGGAACTAAAGCGCTGTGCGCACGTAACCCTTTACGAAGGCATCGCCATTACAGAATATACCCTGGAACCAGACGGGTACCTGGTGAGTGATGGTAACGGGTTTACAGTGAAGGCAGACCTGCTGATCCTTGCAAACGGGGCACATTCGTCCTTTACAAAAAAAGTGGCAGGCATCCAGATGGAACCGGCACATTATGTAGCCGGGCTCCGGGCCTATTATAAAAATGTGGAGGGACTGCACCCGGAAAATTTTATTGAGCTGCATTTTTTAAAGAGCCTGTTGCCGGGCTATTTCTGGATCTTTCCGCTGCCAAACGGACAGGCCAATGTAGGCGTGGGTATGCTCAGTGAGACCGTGAGCCGGAAAAAAGTGAACCTCAAAAAAGAATTGCTGCGTATTGTGGAAACAGATCCCGTATTTAAGGAACGGTTTAAACATGCAACGCTGGAAGGAGGAATAGAGGGATACGGGCTGCCGCTGGGAAGTAAAAAAAGAGTGCTTACGGGGGAACGGTACCTGCTGGTAGGGGATGCCGCTTTTCTTATAGACCCATTTACCGGCGAGGGCATTGGAAATGCCATGAACTCCGGACGAATGGCCGCATTGCAGGCCGCGCGGGCCATACAGGCACAGGACTATTCCGCTGCGGGTCTTGCTGCCTATGACGCGGATATCGAACGCGTACTGGGACCGGAATTGCGGCTGAGCACCCGCATTCAAAAGCTGGTCAATTATCCGCGGTTGTTTAACCTGCTGATCAATATCAGCGCGCGGAATAAGAAGGTACAGGAACTGCTCTCCTGCATGTTTTATGAGGTAGACCTTCGGAAAAAATTAACAAAGCCTTCGTTTTATATTGGGCTTTTGTTAAATAAATAA
- the dnaN gene encoding DNA polymerase III subunit beta: protein MKFIASSSALLKQLQNISGVINANNVLPILEDFLFDIDKNRLTIVATDLETVMKTEMQVEAKDSGRVCIPAKILIDSLKNIPEQPLTFNIDKNYSVEITSDNGKYKVMGENPDNFPKDPTADDASRFTMTSSALVTAINKTLFATSTDDLRPAMTGVFFELDKKGIQFVATDAHRLVRYKRTDVSSPNTDTFIVPRKPLNLLKSALPDNEDEITINYNTNHFFVIHGTTQMSCRLIDARFPDYKVVIPSENPYRLTVNRTEFLGALRRVSVFSNKSTYQVALNISGSELQLAAQDVDFSFEGNERMKCQYNGEDLVIAFNAKFLIEMLNATDSDEVYMELSTPTKAGLIKPVDQEENEEQLMLVMPLMLNQ from the coding sequence ATGAAATTTATTGCATCGTCATCGGCTTTACTGAAACAACTTCAAAATATTTCAGGGGTAATTAATGCGAATAACGTATTACCCATTTTGGAGGATTTCTTGTTTGATATTGACAAAAACCGCCTGACCATTGTAGCCACCGATCTCGAAACGGTAATGAAAACGGAGATGCAGGTAGAAGCAAAGGACAGCGGCCGCGTTTGTATCCCGGCAAAGATCCTGATCGATTCTTTAAAAAACATCCCGGAGCAACCGCTTACTTTTAATATTGATAAAAATTACAGCGTTGAAATTACCAGCGATAATGGTAAGTACAAGGTAATGGGCGAAAACCCCGATAATTTTCCCAAGGATCCTACGGCAGATGACGCTTCCCGCTTTACAATGACCTCCTCTGCCCTGGTAACAGCCATCAATAAAACGCTGTTTGCCACCAGCACGGACGATCTGCGTCCTGCAATGACCGGGGTCTTTTTTGAGCTGGATAAAAAAGGCATCCAGTTTGTAGCTACAGATGCACACCGCCTGGTACGTTATAAAAGAACAGATGTAAGTTCGCCCAATACGGACACTTTTATCGTTCCCCGTAAACCGCTCAACCTCTTGAAATCGGCCCTGCCGGATAATGAAGACGAGATCACCATTAACTATAATACCAACCATTTTTTTGTGATACATGGTACCACACAGATGAGCTGCCGTCTGATCGACGCGCGCTTTCCGGATTATAAGGTGGTGATCCCCTCTGAAAATCCTTACAGGCTTACCGTGAACCGGACAGAGTTTTTAGGGGCACTGCGCCGGGTAAGTGTATTCAGTAATAAAAGCACCTATCAGGTGGCGCTCAATATAAGCGGCAGCGAGCTGCAGCTGGCGGCGCAGGATGTGGACTTCAGCTTTGAAGGAAATGAGCGTATGAAATGCCAGTACAACGGTGAGGACCTGGTGATCGCCTTCAACGCCAAGTTCCTGATCGAAATGCTGAACGCAACAGACAGCGATGAGGTGTATATGGAGTTGAGCACACCTACAAAAGCCGGTTTGATCAAGCCGGTGGACCAGGAAGAGAACGAAGAACAGCTGATGCTGGTAATGCCGCTGATGCTGAATCAATAA